In a genomic window of Procambarus clarkii isolate CNS0578487 chromosome 10, FALCON_Pclarkii_2.0, whole genome shotgun sequence:
- the LOC138363243 gene encoding proteoglycan 4-like, with translation MRGLRANMLPEPTANMLPEPTANTLPEPTTNTLPEPTANTLPEPTANMLPEPTANMLPEPTANTLPEPTANTLPEPTANMLPEPTTNTLPEPTANMLPEPTENMLPEPTANMLSEPTANMLPEPTANMLPEPTANMLPEPTANMLPDPTANMLPEPTANMLPEPTANMLPEPTANTLPEPTANTLPEPTANTLPEPTANMLPEPTTNTLPEPTANTLPEPTANALPEPTANTLPEPTANALPEPTANMLPEPTANMLPEPTANMLPEPTANMLPEPTGNILPEPTANTLPEPTANTLPEPTANALPEPTANMLPEPTANMLPEPTANMLPEPTGNILPEPTANTLPEPTANTLPEPTANTLPEPTTNSAWMCVGDFFNVHQTPHGDGQCNNSGRGFLEHFITILYTILINKPI, from the coding sequence ATGCGGGGACTTAGAGCAAACATGTTACCAGAGCCTACAGCAAACATGTTACCAGAGCCTACAGCAAACACGTTACCAGAGCCTACAACAAACACGTTACCAGAGCCTACAGCAAACACGTTACCAGAGCCTACAGCAAACATGTTACCAGAGCCTACAGCAAACATGTTACCAGAGCCTACAGCAAACACGTTACCAGAGCCTACAGCAAACACGTTACCAGAGCCTACAGCAAACATGTTACCAGAGCCTACAACAAACACGTTACCAGAGCCTACAGCAAACATGTTACCAGAGCCTACAGAAAACATGTTACCAGAGCCTACAGCAAACATGTTATCAGAGCCTACAGCAAACATGTTACCAGAGCCTACAGCAAACATGTTACCAGAGCCTACAGCAAACATGTTACCAGAGCCTACAGCAAACATGTTACCAGACCCTACAGCAAACATGTTACCAGAGCCTACAGCAAACATGTTACCAGAGCCTACAGCAAACATGTTACCAGAGCCTACAGCAAACACGTTACCAGAGCCTACAGCAAACACGTTACCAGAGCCTACAGCAAACACGTTACCAGAGCCTACAGCAAACATGTTACCAGAGCCTACAACAAACACGTTACCAGAGCCTACAGCAAACACGTTACCAGAGCCTACAGCAAACGCGTTACCAGAGCCTACAGCAAACACGTTACCAGAGCCTACAGCAAACGCGTTACCAGAGCCTACAGCAAACATGTTACCAGAGCCTACAGCAAACATGTTACCAGAGCCTACAGCAAACATGTTACCAGAGCCTACAGCAAACATGTTACCAGAGCCTACAGGAAACATATTACCAGAGCCTACAGCAAACACGTTACCAGAGCCTACAGCAAACACGTTACCAGAGCCTACAGCAAACGCGTTACCAGAGCCTACAGCAAACATGTTACCAGAGCCTACAGCAAACATGTTACCAGAGCCTACAGCAAACATGTTACCAGAGCCTACAGGAAACATATTACCAGAGCCTACAGCAAACACGTTACCAGAGCCTACAGCAAACACATTACCAGAGCCTACAGCAAACACGTTACCAGAGCCTACAACAAACTCAGCTTGGATGTGTGTGGGTGACTTTTTTAATGTTCACCAAACACCTCATGGCGACGGTCAGTGTAACAACAGTGGCAGAGGCTTCTTGGAACACTTCATAACCATACTGTATACGATATTGATCAACAAACCCATTTAA